The following coding sequences lie in one Kamptonema formosum PCC 6407 genomic window:
- the cas5 gene encoding type I-MYXAN CRISPR-associated protein Cas5/Cmx5/DevS — translation MNCMWLRVRAPFAAYRGFQAGVYRSTMPVMPPSAALGLVLNLAGIEMRTGLDQVTTQIRKDIPHLQLAIGAVDGSKSEICTLYQQLHSYPVGSSGKELKEKTHGAKYWIVPVRRELIVGLDIIIGIREFEGLFERIRQGLRGELNDRRYGLPFAGDNNFLFDRIDIMDSPLLTHWYEKMEVDSEPRKRSQRLTVGIDRLDNSKTISHLFAPISEPSIEPPLNAWIWTPKKPD, via the coding sequence ATGAATTGTATGTGGTTGCGTGTTCGTGCGCCCTTTGCTGCCTATCGTGGTTTTCAGGCTGGAGTTTATCGCTCAACTATGCCTGTAATGCCTCCTTCTGCTGCATTAGGCTTAGTCTTAAATCTGGCGGGAATTGAAATGCGAACTGGGTTGGATCAAGTAACAACTCAAATTCGTAAAGATATTCCCCATTTACAATTAGCAATTGGAGCAGTTGACGGTTCAAAAAGTGAGATTTGTACGCTTTACCAACAACTTCATAGTTATCCTGTTGGATCTTCTGGTAAGGAACTTAAAGAAAAAACTCATGGGGCAAAATACTGGATTGTTCCTGTACGGCGAGAGTTAATTGTTGGACTGGATATTATCATCGGTATTCGTGAATTTGAAGGGCTATTTGAACGCATCCGTCAGGGATTGCGGGGCGAATTAAACGATCGCCGCTACGGTTTACCGTTTGCTGGTGATAATAACTTCCTTTTCGATCGCATTGATATTATGGATAGCCCACTGTTAACCCACTGGTATGAAAAAATGGAAGTTGACTCAGAACCACGCAAGCGATCGCAACGTTTGACGGTTGGTATCGATCGCCTTGATAACAGTAAAACAATAAGTCATCTTTTTGCGCCAATTTCTGAACCCTCAATTGAGCCGCCTTTGAATGCTTGGATTTGGACACCTAAGAAACCAGATTAA
- the cas4 gene encoding CRISPR-associated protein Cas4 — MQLLEIDYFSPPKQSTIRVSALHAIAYCPRLFYLEEVEELYTQDAAVFAGRRLHVEIEKQEDEDWEDLYLESEELGLRGRLDALRTRDGQTIPYEHKRGRCHRDAHNQPQAWESDRIQILAYAYLIESALRIPVPEGRIRYHADNVMVRVPFDDTGRAAVREAIEQARSLRQSPCRPPVTDNERLCTRCSLAPVCLPEEARLAHNREWQPIRLFPEDDEGCMAGNLYPVWVLALIGSLEVLAKLWISYRIRV; from the coding sequence ATGCAACTACTCGAAATTGACTATTTTTCACCCCCAAAACAAAGTACAATTCGCGTCTCGGCCCTCCACGCGATCGCGTACTGTCCCCGCCTTTTCTACCTCGAAGAAGTAGAAGAACTCTACACCCAAGATGCAGCAGTATTCGCCGGTCGCCGACTCCATGTTGAGATCGAAAAACAGGAAGATGAAGACTGGGAAGACCTTTACTTAGAAAGTGAAGAATTGGGCTTGCGAGGCCGCCTAGATGCCCTTCGCACCCGCGATGGTCAAACAATTCCCTACGAGCACAAACGGGGGCGCTGTCACCGAGATGCACATAATCAGCCCCAAGCTTGGGAAAGCGATCGCATCCAAATTCTCGCCTACGCTTACCTCATCGAATCAGCTTTACGCATTCCAGTCCCAGAAGGCCGCATCCGCTACCATGCTGATAACGTCATGGTTCGCGTCCCCTTCGATGATACAGGACGGGCAGCAGTGCGAGAGGCGATAGAGCAAGCGCGATCGCTCCGCCAGTCCCCCTGTCGCCCACCCGTCACCGACAACGAACGCCTCTGTACCCGCTGCTCCCTTGCTCCAGTCTGCTTGCCAGAAGAAGCCCGACTTGCCCACAACCGAGAATGGCAACCTATTCGGTTATTTCCTGAAGACGACGAAGGTTGTATGGCTGGAAACCTTTATCCTGTATGGGTTTTAGCTTTGATTGGTTCGCTGGAGGTGCTTGCAAAACTCTGGATTTCATACAGGATAAGGGTTTGA
- a CDS encoding glutathione S-transferase family protein translates to MTSTTTIATPLSWTELEALTDFQIDRINGPTNAQSRLRLFGQTEADVRVTLYRDNHAWCPYCQKIWLWLEEKQIPYRIDKVTMFCYGEKESWYKRKVPSGMLPAIELDGRIITESDDILIALERIYGPLGLGMENPAVISLRRLERLLFRAWCSWLCYPASSARVEQHNRNQFINIVAQVEAALASTPGPYFLEEFGTADVIFTPYVERMNASLYYYKGYSMREENPRFADWFAAMESRPTYRGTQSDFHTHVHDLPPQMGGCYENGEPQMLLNKARVDNGPWAGLPDAMYPEQETARAEALHRVIKHRRNIIRVNPADDNLFDQALRCALTLMMTGEVCKPPAGSDAALRYLRDRVNVPRDMSIYAAKRLREALEETAALVGDGQGTPILLKHRRDQDPANFA, encoded by the coding sequence ATGACATCCACCACAACGATCGCCACCCCCCTAAGCTGGACAGAATTAGAAGCCCTCACAGACTTTCAAATCGATCGCATCAACGGGCCAACTAACGCTCAATCCCGCCTGCGCCTGTTCGGACAAACCGAAGCCGATGTCCGAGTCACCCTCTACCGCGACAACCACGCCTGGTGTCCCTATTGCCAAAAAATCTGGTTGTGGTTGGAAGAAAAACAAATTCCCTATCGTATTGACAAAGTTACCATGTTCTGCTATGGGGAAAAAGAAAGTTGGTACAAGCGCAAAGTGCCGTCGGGAATGCTACCCGCGATCGAACTAGACGGCCGCATCATCACCGAAAGCGACGACATCTTAATCGCCCTCGAAAGAATCTATGGCCCCTTGGGTTTGGGCATGGAAAACCCCGCAGTCATTTCCCTGCGGCGGTTAGAGCGACTGCTGTTTAGAGCTTGGTGCTCTTGGCTGTGCTACCCCGCCAGTTCAGCTAGAGTAGAACAGCACAACCGCAACCAATTTATTAATATCGTCGCCCAAGTGGAAGCAGCCCTGGCTAGCACTCCTGGGCCTTATTTTCTGGAAGAATTTGGGACTGCCGATGTCATCTTTACGCCCTACGTCGAACGCATGAATGCCAGTCTTTACTACTACAAAGGCTACTCCATGCGCGAAGAAAACCCCCGCTTTGCTGACTGGTTTGCAGCGATGGAAAGCCGCCCCACCTATCGCGGCACTCAAAGCGACTTCCACACCCACGTCCACGATTTACCCCCTCAAATGGGCGGCTGTTATGAAAACGGCGAACCGCAAATGTTGCTCAACAAAGCCCGCGTCGATAATGGGCCTTGGGCTGGACTCCCGGATGCGATGTACCCAGAACAGGAAACCGCCCGCGCTGAAGCACTCCATCGCGTCATTAAGCACCGCCGCAACATCATTCGCGTCAACCCTGCTGACGACAATTTATTCGATCAAGCTTTGCGCTGTGCTTTAACCTTGATGATGACAGGCGAAGTTTGTAAGCCGCCGGCTGGTTCAGATGCGGCTTTGCGCTATTTGCGCGATCGCGTGAATGTACCCCGCGATATGTCGATTTACGCCGCCAAGCGATTGCGGGAAGCCTTGGAGGAAACGGCGGCTTTGGTGGGTGATGGTCAAGGTACTCCGATTTTGCTCAAGCATCGGCGAGATCAAGATCCGGCTAATTTTGCATAG
- a CDS encoding YegS/Rv2252/BmrU family lipid kinase translates to MSEKRSACLIFNPVAGKSDPDQDLAKIRELLDPVIDLEIWMTTPEISAAQLAKEAISRGAETIIASGGDGTLSAVAAAVVGSNIPLGIISRGTANAFANALEIPTTIESACGVILGGLTRVVDAAMCNGKEPMVLLAGVGFEAETVEQADRESKNRWGMLAYILSGIKQLNNMESFETTIETEDKIINVTAAAVTVANAAPATSILAQGPAGIIVDDGLLDITVVAPANAAGAIAASYHLLQTALRGSAVERDDIGYLRAKQVKITTDPPQKVVLDGEIIGNTPLSIECVPGGLTIIVPLAENIPETEKLSGLPNLTIELKSPEE, encoded by the coding sequence ATGAGTGAAAAACGTTCGGCTTGCCTAATCTTTAATCCCGTTGCTGGTAAAAGTGACCCCGATCAAGATTTGGCGAAAATTCGAGAACTTTTAGACCCTGTGATTGACTTAGAAATTTGGATGACTACTCCTGAAATCAGCGCGGCTCAACTTGCCAAGGAAGCTATTTCTAGAGGTGCAGAAACTATTATTGCTTCTGGGGGTGACGGTACTTTATCAGCAGTAGCAGCGGCGGTAGTAGGAAGTAATATCCCTTTAGGAATTATTTCGCGAGGAACTGCGAATGCTTTTGCTAATGCTTTAGAAATTCCTACTACCATAGAATCAGCCTGCGGAGTGATTTTAGGAGGGCTAACAAGGGTGGTGGATGCGGCAATGTGCAATGGTAAAGAACCAATGGTTTTGTTAGCAGGAGTTGGCTTTGAGGCGGAAACTGTAGAACAGGCGGATCGAGAGTCAAAAAATCGCTGGGGAATGTTGGCTTACATTCTGTCGGGAATTAAACAGTTGAACAATATGGAGAGTTTTGAGACGACAATTGAAACTGAAGATAAGATTATTAATGTTACTGCTGCTGCCGTAACGGTTGCCAATGCAGCACCGGCTACTTCTATTTTAGCTCAAGGGCCGGCGGGAATTATTGTTGATGATGGTTTACTCGATATTACAGTGGTAGCACCTGCGAATGCCGCAGGTGCGATCGCAGCTTCTTACCACTTATTACAAACAGCTTTGAGGGGGAGTGCTGTTGAACGAGATGACATTGGTTATTTGCGAGCAAAACAGGTTAAAATTACTACCGATCCGCCTCAAAAAGTTGTCTTAGATGGGGAAATTATTGGTAATACTCCGCTGTCAATTGAGTGCGTGCCAGGAGGATTAACGATTATTGTACCCTTAGCTGAAAATATCCCAGAGACGGAAAAGCTTTCTGGTTTGCCGAATCTGACGATTGAATTAAAGTCTCCAGAGGAATAG
- a CDS encoding ribonuclease J, which translates to MTKNSSEPTLKIIPLGGLHEIGKNTCVFEYEDEIILLDAGLAFPSDGMHGVNIVLPDMTYLRENKEKIKGMIVTHGHEDHIGGIPYHLKQFEIPVIYGPRLAMALLSGKLEEAGVSNRTELRTVRPRDIVRIGKHFLVEYIRNTHSMADSFTVAIHTPVGVLIHTGDFKIDHTPVDGEFFDFQKLAEYGEKGVLCLISDSTNSEIPGFTPSERSVYPNLDRVFAQAPGRILVTTFASSVHRLQIVLELAKKHNRYVAVVGRSMLNVIAHARNLGYIKCEDSIFQPLKAVRNMPDEKLIILTTGSQGEPMSAMTRISNCEHQEIRIKKGDTVVFSANPIPGNTIAVVNTIDRLMMLGANVIYGRDKGIHVSGHGCQEDQKLMIAMTKPKFFLPVHGEHRMLIQHSKTAQSMGIPAENMVIIDNGDVVELNQNSISVGGKVASGIELVDGSRAGVVKENVLKERQQLAEDGIVTVAAALGWEGKLIVKPEIHLKGVVTNVERSLLQRLITQTIETVLSDRWSEFAKPVGSKVEVDWVGVQTQLERAIHRLLRREIQSNPLLVFLMQNPEDVGAAEKPKVTQEEPEVKLTGRRRPRTVTRVAS; encoded by the coding sequence ATGACCAAAAACTCAAGCGAACCCACTCTCAAAATTATCCCCCTGGGCGGACTCCATGAGATCGGCAAGAATACCTGTGTTTTCGAGTACGAAGATGAAATTATCCTCCTAGATGCAGGATTAGCTTTTCCCAGTGACGGAATGCACGGCGTAAATATTGTTCTCCCAGACATGACTTATCTGCGAGAAAATAAGGAAAAAATCAAGGGTATGATCGTCACTCACGGTCACGAAGATCATATCGGCGGCATTCCTTATCACCTCAAACAATTTGAAATTCCAGTAATTTACGGCCCTCGCTTAGCGATGGCATTACTATCTGGCAAACTGGAAGAAGCGGGAGTTTCCAACCGGACGGAATTAAGAACAGTTAGACCTCGCGATATAGTGCGAATTGGCAAACATTTCTTAGTTGAATATATTCGCAACACCCACTCAATGGCCGACAGCTTTACAGTGGCAATTCATACCCCAGTGGGAGTTTTAATTCACACAGGAGATTTTAAGATCGACCACACCCCAGTAGATGGCGAGTTTTTCGACTTCCAAAAGCTGGCAGAGTACGGCGAGAAAGGTGTCCTCTGCTTAATTAGCGATTCAACTAACTCCGAAATACCTGGATTTACGCCTTCAGAAAGGTCTGTTTATCCTAACCTCGACAGAGTTTTTGCTCAGGCTCCTGGTAGGATCTTGGTGACAACATTTGCTTCATCTGTACACCGACTGCAAATAGTTTTAGAATTAGCTAAAAAGCATAATCGTTATGTGGCAGTGGTGGGGCGTTCGATGTTAAATGTCATTGCCCATGCTCGCAATTTAGGATACATTAAGTGCGAAGATAGCATCTTCCAACCCTTAAAGGCAGTCCGTAATATGCCTGATGAAAAGTTAATAATTTTAACTACGGGTTCCCAGGGAGAACCGATGTCGGCAATGACGCGGATTTCTAACTGCGAACATCAAGAGATTAGGATTAAAAAAGGCGATACAGTAGTGTTCTCAGCTAATCCGATTCCAGGGAATACGATCGCAGTGGTGAATACGATCGACAGGTTGATGATGCTGGGTGCAAATGTAATTTATGGTCGCGATAAAGGCATTCACGTTTCTGGGCACGGCTGTCAGGAAGACCAAAAGCTGATGATTGCGATGACAAAACCCAAGTTCTTTTTGCCGGTTCATGGCGAGCACCGGATGCTGATCCAGCACTCGAAGACGGCCCAGAGTATGGGTATCCCGGCAGAAAATATGGTGATTATCGACAATGGCGATGTCGTGGAGTTGAATCAAAATTCCATCTCCGTTGGCGGTAAAGTAGCGTCAGGGATTGAGTTAGTCGATGGTTCCCGTGCGGGGGTCGTTAAGGAAAACGTGCTTAAGGAACGTCAGCAATTGGCTGAAGATGGCATTGTAACAGTGGCGGCTGCTTTAGGTTGGGAAGGCAAATTGATCGTTAAGCCTGAAATTCATTTGAAGGGTGTAGTCACAAATGTGGAGCGATCGCTGTTACAACGGTTGATTACGCAGACGATTGAAACTGTGTTGAGCGATCGCTGGTCAGAATTTGCTAAACCTGTCGGGTCAAAAGTTGAGGTTGACTGGGTGGGAGTGCAGACGCAATTAGAACGAGCGATTCACAGGCTGCTACGTCGGGAAATTCAGAGTAATCCCTTGCTGGTATTTTTGATGCAAAATCCAGAAGATGTGGGGGCGGCGGAGAAACCTAAAGTTACTCAGGAAGAACCGGAAGTTAAGCTTACTGGTCGGCGACGGCCTCGGACTGTTACGAGAGTTGCTTCTTAA
- the dapA gene encoding 4-hydroxy-tetrahydrodipicolinate synthase — MKSVVNFGRVLTAMITPFKEDGSVNYAVAEQLAVHLADRGSDGIVVCGTTGESPALTWEEEYNLFQVVQKAVAGKAKVIAGTGSNSTSEAIAATQKAAKLGLDGSLQVVPYYNKPPQEGLYRHFKAIASSVPELPIMVYNVPGRSSVNLLPETVARLAEIPNIVAVKEASGNLDQASQIRRITPPEFQIYSGDDSLTLPMLAVGATGVVSVASHIVGEQLQQMIQAFEAGQVQVATQIHLQLFDLFKALFLTTNPIPVKALLELQGWNVGAPRLPLCEASEEIVKKLKDELSKLGML, encoded by the coding sequence ATGAAGAGTGTGGTAAATTTTGGAAGGGTTCTGACTGCAATGATTACACCGTTTAAGGAAGACGGTAGCGTGAATTATGCAGTAGCAGAACAGTTAGCAGTGCATTTAGCCGATCGCGGCAGTGATGGAATAGTAGTCTGCGGAACCACAGGGGAATCTCCCGCTCTTACGTGGGAAGAAGAATATAATTTATTTCAAGTCGTGCAAAAGGCTGTAGCCGGAAAAGCGAAGGTAATTGCAGGGACGGGATCGAATTCTACTAGCGAGGCGATCGCAGCGACGCAAAAAGCTGCTAAACTAGGACTAGATGGATCATTACAAGTAGTTCCCTATTATAACAAGCCGCCGCAGGAAGGTTTGTATAGACACTTTAAAGCGATCGCTTCTTCTGTTCCAGAATTGCCTATAATGGTGTATAATGTACCTGGACGCAGTAGTGTAAATCTGCTACCAGAGACCGTCGCTAGGTTGGCAGAAATTCCGAATATTGTAGCTGTCAAAGAAGCCAGTGGCAACTTAGATCAAGCAAGTCAAATTCGACGCATCACGCCCCCTGAATTTCAGATTTACTCTGGGGATGACTCCCTAACGTTGCCGATGTTGGCAGTTGGGGCTACCGGCGTAGTTAGCGTGGCAAGCCACATAGTAGGAGAGCAACTCCAACAGATGATACAAGCTTTTGAAGCTGGTCAAGTCCAAGTCGCTACCCAGATTCATCTGCAACTTTTCGACCTGTTTAAAGCTCTTTTTCTTACCACAAATCCCATTCCTGTTAAGGCACTTTTGGAACTCCAAGGCTGGAATGTTGGAGCCCCCAGACTGCCGCTGTGTGAAGCGTCAGAGGAGATAGTTAAAAAGTTAAAAGATGAGCTTAGCAAGCTAGGTATGCTTTAG
- a CDS encoding aspartate-semialdehyde dehydrogenase — protein sequence MPQSYRVAILGATGAVGAELLELLESRDFPLADLKLLASARSAGTTLSFAGEKLPVEAVGDRSFDNVDLVLASAGGSISKLWAPKAVDAGAVVIDNSSAFRMEPTVPLVVPEVNPEAAATHQGIIANPNCTTILMAVAVWPLHQVQPVERIVAATYQSASGAGARAMEEVKTQARAILQGETPKTEIFPYPLAFNLFPHNTKINDLGYCEEEMKMVNETRKIFGTQDIRITATCIRVPVLRAHSEAINLEFAKPFSPKLAKQILSQSPGIKLVEDWEANYFPMPVEASGKDEVLVGRIRQDISHPCALELWLSGDQIRKGAALNAVQIAELLVVSG from the coding sequence TTGCCCCAATCCTATCGAGTTGCTATTCTAGGAGCAACTGGCGCAGTCGGCGCAGAGTTGCTGGAGTTATTGGAAAGCCGAGACTTTCCCCTTGCTGACTTGAAGCTGTTGGCTTCTGCACGTTCCGCTGGTACAACTCTCTCCTTTGCTGGCGAAAAGTTACCTGTAGAGGCTGTAGGCGATCGCTCTTTTGATAATGTCGATTTAGTCCTCGCTTCAGCGGGAGGCTCTATCTCTAAACTTTGGGCCCCGAAAGCTGTGGATGCTGGTGCAGTAGTCATTGACAATTCCAGCGCTTTTCGGATGGAACCAACTGTTCCCCTAGTTGTGCCAGAGGTGAATCCAGAGGCGGCGGCAACTCACCAAGGTATAATCGCTAATCCCAATTGCACGACAATTTTAATGGCCGTTGCCGTTTGGCCGTTGCACCAAGTTCAACCAGTAGAGCGGATAGTTGCTGCCACTTACCAGTCTGCCAGTGGTGCCGGCGCTAGAGCAATGGAAGAGGTGAAGACCCAAGCTAGGGCGATTTTGCAGGGTGAAACACCCAAAACTGAGATTTTCCCCTATCCTTTGGCCTTTAATTTGTTTCCCCACAATACGAAAATCAACGATTTAGGATATTGTGAGGAAGAAATGAAAATGGTAAACGAAACCCGCAAAATTTTCGGAACCCAGGATATTAGAATTACGGCAACTTGCATTCGGGTTCCCGTACTCCGGGCGCATTCGGAAGCGATTAATCTAGAGTTTGCGAAGCCTTTTAGTCCGAAATTAGCTAAGCAGATTTTGAGTCAGTCTCCCGGAATTAAGCTGGTAGAAGATTGGGAAGCTAATTATTTCCCGATGCCTGTGGAAGCTAGTGGTAAGGACGAGGTATTAGTAGGCAGGATTCGCCAAGATATTTCTCATCCCTGTGCTCTGGAACTCTGGCTTAGCGGCGATCAAATTCGCAAAGGGGCGGCATTGAACGCTGTGCAAATTGCGGAATTGTTAGTGGTTAGTGGTTAG
- the tig gene encoding trigger factor, whose product MKVTQEKLPASQIGLEIEITPEKSKQVYEQVVQQFSRSLNIPGFRRGKVPRHILLQRLGQTRLKATALEDLINESLQKAIEQENIEAIGNFELRSEFEQLLNQFEPGQPLTFLAAVDVEPEAKLGEYTGLQLKAEDVNYDAEQVNRVLEQYRAEKATLIPAEGRAAQLGDMALLDFQGRFAIAPEGEEPQEIPGGKAEDFQVELQENQFIPGFIAGIIGMNPGETKEIAVDFPAEYGNQELAGQSAVFTITLKELKEKELPELDDDFAQEISEFETLAELRESLEKRFQEEHQSKITANKEGALLKALEETVEVEIPETMISREVEYLMTQQAMQLSNYGIDITQFFTKENIPGIRERSRPQAIERIKQSLALVQVAKQESISVEEAEILKEERKVMSQLKDKDVDPDRLREVVEADLLKTKTLKWLEEHSTIELVPEGSLTPIEDEDEDEEDDVETSASDATVSVEAESVVEEG is encoded by the coding sequence ATGAAAGTAACCCAGGAAAAGCTTCCAGCCAGCCAAATTGGTCTGGAAATCGAAATTACACCCGAAAAGTCAAAACAAGTCTACGAACAGGTAGTACAGCAATTTTCACGCTCCCTCAACATTCCTGGGTTCCGCAGAGGCAAAGTCCCCCGGCATATTTTGTTGCAGCGGTTGGGCCAGACTCGCCTGAAAGCTACAGCTTTGGAAGATTTGATTAATGAATCCCTCCAGAAAGCAATAGAGCAAGAAAATATTGAGGCGATCGGTAATTTTGAACTCCGATCCGAATTTGAGCAGTTGCTCAACCAGTTTGAACCCGGACAGCCGCTGACATTTTTAGCTGCGGTTGATGTAGAGCCGGAAGCTAAACTGGGAGAGTATACTGGTTTGCAGCTAAAAGCAGAAGATGTCAATTACGATGCAGAGCAAGTCAATCGGGTGTTAGAACAGTACCGAGCCGAAAAAGCTACTTTAATTCCCGCAGAAGGTCGAGCGGCTCAGTTGGGAGATATGGCATTATTGGATTTTCAAGGTAGATTTGCCATTGCACCTGAAGGCGAAGAACCCCAAGAAATCCCCGGCGGTAAAGCCGAAGACTTTCAAGTTGAACTACAGGAAAACCAATTTATCCCTGGCTTCATCGCTGGAATTATTGGCATGAACCCTGGAGAAACCAAAGAAATAGCCGTAGATTTCCCCGCAGAGTACGGCAATCAAGAGTTAGCTGGCCAGTCGGCGGTATTTACCATTACCCTCAAAGAGCTCAAAGAAAAAGAGTTGCCAGAGTTAGACGATGACTTCGCTCAAGAAATCAGCGAGTTTGAAACCCTAGCAGAATTGCGCGAATCTTTGGAAAAACGCTTTCAAGAAGAGCACCAGAGCAAAATTACTGCCAATAAGGAAGGAGCTCTGCTCAAAGCTTTGGAAGAGACAGTAGAAGTGGAAATCCCAGAAACAATGATTAGCCGCGAAGTTGAGTATTTGATGACTCAGCAGGCAATGCAATTAAGCAATTACGGGATTGACATCACGCAGTTCTTTACTAAGGAAAATATACCAGGGATTCGGGAGCGATCGCGCCCCCAAGCGATCGAGCGGATCAAACAGTCTCTCGCTTTAGTACAAGTTGCCAAACAGGAATCCATCTCCGTTGAGGAAGCAGAAATTCTCAAAGAAGAGAGAAAAGTAATGTCTCAACTTAAGGATAAAGATGTAGATCCAGACCGATTGCGGGAAGTCGTCGAAGCTGATTTGCTTAAAACCAAAACTCTCAAATGGTTGGAAGAACACAGCACAATTGAACTCGTTCCTGAAGGCAGTTTAACTCCTATTGAGGATGAGGATGAGGATGAGGAAGATGATGTGGAAACAAGCGCTAGTGATGCCACTGTGAGTGTGGAAGCTGAATCTGTAGTTGAGGAAGGTTAA
- a CDS encoding tetratricopeptide repeat protein encodes MNLIHNMEAAWFYHLGSRHLEANNNDEALSSFDRALNLQPDDYKCWFGRGMALGNLERHQEALTSFDRALGFRPNASFGWHNRAIALGNLGRHEEALNSFDRALEFNPYAANIWHNRGLTLIHLGRCDKAIACFKRSLELQPDASWAWYNQGKALLHLNCYEQALNSFERAIEFKPDDARAWYNRGLALKGLGYYHKAIINFNRALDLQPNYDEAWYERGLAWGKLGGLAQRNNAAKTEVDLLENDYLSWYNRAVNLAENGYYWDAIDCYSKALEIHSTFADAFYNKACCYARLGYSELAIDNLEQAIKFAPDVYRQLALSELDFQAISAEERFDSLLEG; translated from the coding sequence ATGAACCTAATTCACAACATGGAAGCAGCGTGGTTTTACCATCTCGGATCGCGTCACCTGGAAGCGAACAACAACGATGAAGCCCTTAGCAGCTTTGACAGAGCTCTCAATTTACAGCCAGACGACTACAAATGTTGGTTCGGGCGGGGTATGGCGCTAGGGAATTTGGAGCGACATCAGGAAGCACTAACCAGTTTCGATCGGGCACTGGGATTTCGACCGAACGCGAGTTTTGGCTGGCACAACCGCGCGATCGCCTTGGGCAATTTAGGTCGCCATGAAGAAGCTCTAAACAGCTTTGACAGAGCGCTAGAATTCAATCCCTACGCCGCGAATATTTGGCATAATCGGGGGCTAACGCTGATTCATTTAGGGCGCTGTGACAAAGCGATCGCCTGCTTTAAGCGCTCTCTAGAATTGCAACCAGACGCTAGTTGGGCGTGGTACAACCAAGGTAAAGCGCTATTGCACCTCAACTGCTACGAACAGGCGCTCAACAGTTTTGAGAGAGCGATCGAATTCAAACCCGATGATGCTAGAGCTTGGTATAACCGAGGTCTTGCACTCAAGGGACTAGGTTATTATCACAAGGCAATTATTAATTTTAATCGAGCCTTGGATCTTCAGCCTAACTATGACGAGGCTTGGTACGAACGGGGACTCGCTTGGGGAAAATTAGGCGGCTTAGCTCAAAGGAATAACGCTGCAAAAACAGAAGTTGATTTGCTAGAGAATGATTATTTGAGTTGGTACAACCGAGCTGTAAACTTAGCAGAAAACGGTTATTATTGGGACGCAATAGATTGCTACAGCAAAGCTCTAGAAATTCATAGCACTTTTGCGGATGCTTTTTACAACAAAGCTTGTTGTTATGCGCGGCTTGGCTATTCGGAATTGGCAATTGACAATTTGGAACAAGCTATAAAATTTGCTCCTGATGTTTATCGACAGTTAGCTTTAAGTGAGTTGGATTTTCAGGCTATCAGCGCTGAAGAACGGTTTGATTCGCTGCTGGAAGGTTAA
- the deoC gene encoding deoxyribose-phosphate aldolase has translation MTAIQSDIDIAPFIDHALLNPAATPEQLTKCCEEADRFQFATVCVYPFYVREAAILLHGKHPKVCSVIAFPTGATTSAAKLYEAQEAAENGAAELDVVINLGLLKAGKTDKLHRDIAEICDETGLIVKAILETALLTEAEKRLAAEICMDAGVTYLKTNTGFYGGATVADVSLLDELGKGRVGIKASGGIRTYEQAVDLIVAGATRLGTSRGPDLIRDRNKQLTVNS, from the coding sequence ATGACAGCAATCCAATCAGACATTGACATTGCCCCATTTATCGACCACGCCCTGCTCAATCCGGCTGCTACGCCAGAGCAGTTGACAAAGTGCTGTGAAGAAGCAGATCGATTTCAGTTCGCCACAGTCTGCGTATATCCCTTCTACGTGCGTGAAGCGGCCATTCTTCTACACGGTAAACACCCTAAAGTCTGTAGTGTAATTGCCTTTCCTACCGGAGCAACAACCTCAGCAGCCAAACTCTACGAAGCCCAAGAAGCGGCAGAAAATGGAGCTGCTGAACTCGATGTTGTCATCAATTTAGGTTTATTAAAAGCTGGAAAAACTGACAAATTACACCGCGATATTGCCGAGATTTGCGATGAAACTGGCTTAATTGTCAAGGCAATTTTAGAAACAGCGCTACTTACTGAAGCGGAGAAGCGACTGGCGGCTGAGATTTGTATGGATGCGGGTGTCACCTATCTGAAAACTAATACTGGTTTCTATGGCGGGGCTACAGTTGCAGATGTGAGTCTGCTGGATGAACTTGGGAAAGGGCGCGTGGGTATTAAAGCATCAGGAGGAATTCGTACTTACGAGCAAGCTGTAGATTTAATTGTGGCGGGTGCGACTCGTTTGGGGACTTCTCGCGGGCCTGATTTAATTCGCGATCGTAATAAGCAGTTAACGGTTAATAGTTAA